Proteins co-encoded in one Ananas comosus cultivar F153 linkage group 15, ASM154086v1, whole genome shotgun sequence genomic window:
- the LOC109721186 gene encoding RNA-binding protein 1-like — MNPSSSSSSSRRPSMLKNSRKLDANPSTSKHHEFTDHRPIQAQSQYRGCANNNINGDQNETVYIPNKIFVGGLPPDITTEEFKSFFAHFGTIIDAVLMYDHARKLPRGFGFVVFDTAETVEGVPRSQFYKLRDKIIEVKRAFRKAHNNNNSSRNNNYAGGLAGGDASPSRRYGVRMMNSFGYPGYAYGAGFQNTQTAYWIYDPTYLYYLGYHQGCWNSWMNAHSLLSAFRANGVRTWGDVH; from the exons aTGAAtccttcgtcgtcgtcgtcgtcgtctcgcCGTCCTTCGATGTTGAAGAATTCGAGGAAG CTTGATGCAAATCCATCTACATCCAAGCACCATGAATTCACCGATCATCGGCCGATCCAAGCTCAATCTCAATACCGTGGTTGTGCAAACAACAACATTAACGGCGACCAGAATGAGACCGTTTATATACCTAACAAGATTTTTGTCGGCGGTTTGCCACCCGACATAACAACCGAGGAGTTCAAGAGCTTCTTCGCCCATTTTGGCACTATTATTGATGCTGTACTGATGTATGATCATGCTCGGAAACTCCCTAGAGGTTTCGGCTTTGTCGTATTCGACACCGCGGAGACCGTCGAGGGAGTACCGCGGAGTCAGTTTTATAAGCTGAGGGACAAGATTATCGAAGTTAAAAGAGCGTTCCGCAAAGCTCACAACAATAACAACAGCAGCAGAAACAATAACTATGCAGGCGGTCTCGCAGGAGGAGATGCTTCTCCTAGCCGTCGATATGGCGTTCGCATGATGAACAGCTTCGGTTATCCCGGTTATGCATACGGCGCAGGATTTCAAAATACACAAACCGCGTATTGGATATATGACCCTACTTATTTGTACTATCTTGGGTATCATCAGGGATGCTGGAACAGCTGGATGAATGCGCATTCTCTGCTATCTGCATTTCGTGCTAATGGGGTCAGAACCTGGGGTGATGTTCATTAA